In Daucus carota subsp. sativus chromosome 4, DH1 v3.0, whole genome shotgun sequence, one DNA window encodes the following:
- the LOC108192245 gene encoding U-box domain-containing protein 38 yields MGGNGKHRWKISFHSKSSSSSSSSFVSQPPVEFLCPISGSLMFEPVIVSSGQTFEGTCVQVCRDLSFVPSLPDGTFPDFSVLIPNSALKSSILTWCKTANSPPPNPPDYLAIQSIVRSRMKHHSDSESDLLRGVGDKPRVLFSHAATEINPRVDHFYSSSSSQDSVIANVTVPATPLLPFATRPSCFSNSDDSSSEFEASVSEESQLITQLKSADVYDQEQVLISLRKKTRINEESRVSLCTPNLLIALKSSISSKYSDVQVNAAATIVNLSLHKPNKVKIVRAGIVPSLIDILKGGLPESQEHAAGALFSLSLEDDNKTAIGVLGALPPLLHALRSDSERTRNDSALALYHLSLIQTNRVKLVKLGAVSTLLTLLKRGELLGRVLLVMCNLALCAEGKSTMLDSNAVECLVQILRTELESESTRENCVAVLYSLSSGSLRFKGLAREVRAAEVLRVVEENGSERGREKAKRMLMMLRERDEEAGEEVDWEGVLEGGLSRYRVGRKVTGPNSTQF; encoded by the coding sequence ATGGGTGGTAATGGCAAACACAGATGGAAAATCTCATTCCACAGCAAATCCTCCTCCTCTTCCTCATCCTCTTTTGTATCTCAACCCCCGGTTGAATTCCTTTGCCCCATTTCGGGGAGCCTCATGTTTGAGCCTGTCATCGTCTCTTCGGGCCAGACTTTCGAAGGAACGTGTGTCCAAGTGTGCCGTGATCTTTCCTTTGTTCCGTCTTTACCTGACGGAACATTCCCTGATTTCTCCGTCCTCATTCCTAATTCTGCTCTCAAATCGAGTATTCTAACATGGTGCAAAACAGCCAATTCTCCACCTCCCAATCCGCCTGATTACCTGGCGATCCAGTCAATTGTAAGGTCTCGAATGAAGCATCACTCGGATTCGGAGAGTGATCTGTTGAGAGGCGTGGGAGATAAGCCGCGCGTGCTTTTCTCCCACGCCGCCACCGAGATCAACCCCCGTGTTGACCATTTCTACTCCTCTTCCAGTTCTCAAGACTCCGTGATTGCGAATGTCACTGTCCCTGCCACGCCTCTGCTCCCTTTCGCTACTCGCCCCTCCTGTTTCTCCAATTCCGACGATTCATCATCGGAATTCGAAGCCTCGGTTTCCGAAGAATCGCAACTCATCACTCAGCTCAAGAGCGCTGACGTGTACGATCAGGAACAAGTACTGATTAGCTTGAGGAAGAAGACTCGAATCAACGAAGAATCTAGGGTTTCGCTTTGCACTCCAAACCTATTAATCGCACTCAAATCTTCAATTTCATCGAAATACTCAGATGTTCAAGTGAATGCAGCGGCTACAATCGTGAATCTCTCTCTGCACAAACCGAATAAAGTGAAGATCGTACGGGCCGGGATTGTTCCGTCGCTAATCGACATTTTGAAAGGCGGCTTGCCGGAGTCACAAGAGCACGCCGCCGGCGCGTTGTTCAGCTTATCTCTCGAAGACGACAACAAGACCGCGATCGGCGTGCTCGGCGCTCTGCCGCCGTTGCTCCACGCGCTCAGATCGGACAGTGAGCGGACTCGGAACGACTCGGCGCTGGCGCTGTATCATTTGTCGTTAATCCAGACGAACCGAGTCAAACTCGTGAAACTCGGTGCCGTGTCAACTCTGTTGACTCTGCTAAAACGCGGTGAGTTGTTGGGGAGAGTATTGCTTGTAATGTGCAATTTGGCTTTGTGTGCGGAAGGAAAGTCAACGATGCTTGACTCCAACGCGGTGGAATGTTTGGTGCAAATTTTACGGACCGAGTTGGAGTCCGAGTCGACTCGGGAGAATTGTGTTGCCGTGTTGTACTCGTTGAGTAGTGGGAGTTTGCGGTTCAAGGGTTTGGCCCGGGAGGTGAGAGCGGCGGAGGTTTTACGTGTCGTGGAGGAGAACGGGAGCGAGCGAGGACGAGAGAAGGCGAAACGGATGTTGATGATGTTGAGGGAACGGGACGAGGAGGCGGGAGAGGAGGTGGATTGGGAAGGGGTGCTGGAAGGTGGACTGAGTCGATACCGAGTTGGTAGGAAGGTTACGGGTCCTAACTCAACTCAGTTTTGA
- the LOC135152205 gene encoding uncharacterized protein LOC135152205, translated as MTFRDDQGIKRFFRLKDHARNADVDILRAMQKKLDTKITEEAKFIEDLERKPETLKVYAMWEEKDGAARAAILAALANTLFDVYSSDIYTAKTLWEKLDHTHNVDSQGLEKYYVARFLDYKLVDTKSITEQVHEFETLVHALKESRMELPEKLLEQHKSKQRHVMPTDSGRSKVGHWKKDYPVKKTKKAEVVAQANTVLGTTGGPVLNIIVGQAVAYETNDGYTHGMIVTIGNASDAQVLGIGHVDLKFASGRLLVRRLVLINVEPVLGGFINDIVSPSVNNIESFDLWHSRLGHLNFVALKNMMNLELIPKNVIDKKTKCQIDDCSRYCYVYLLKHKDEELENFIIFKTEVETQTGKVLKRLRSDGGDEYTGNTFNEFCKSNGIIYEVTLPCKPDSNEVAERKNKTFKDMINNMLINSGLPKYMWGETLNTACSSNDDPTHTSSSIPDHVEKRTNMGANPASSFTPNEVEELRRSKRAKVVKDFGSDFITYNVEDEPLILRQAVGSSESRH; from the exons ATGACTTTCAGAGATGATCAAGGCATCAAGAGATTCTTCAGACTGAAAGATCATGCAAGAAATGCTGATGTGGATATCTTGAGGGCTATGCAGAAAAAGCTTGATACCAAGATCACAGAAGAAGCCAAATTCATTGAAGATCTAGAGAG AAAGCCTGAAACCTTGAAAGTTTATGCTATGTGGGAGGAAAAGGATGGGGCGGCTAGGGCTGCTATATTAGCAGCTTTAGCGAACACTCTATTCGATGTTTATTCCTCTGACATCTACACAGCTAAAACCTTATGGGAGAAGCTTGACCATACACACAATGTTGACTCGCAAGGGTTGGAAAAGTATTATGTGGCTAGGTTTCTTGATTACAAACTGGTGGATACAAAATCCATAACTGAGCAAGTGCACGAGTTTGAGACATTGgtgcatgctttgaaggagtcCAGAATGGAACTTCCTGAAAAATTGCTG GAGCAGCACAAGTCCAAACAGAGACATGTGATGCCAACTGATTCTGGCAGATCGAAG GTTGGTCATTGGAAGAAGGACTATCCTgtaaagaaaacaaagaaagcTGAGGTGGTAGCACAAGCAAATACTGTGCTTGGAACCACTGGTGGGCCTGTGCTTAACATAATTGTTGGTCAGGCTGTTGCTTATGAAACCAATGACGGGTAT ACTCATGGGATGATAGTGACGATAGGGAATGCTAGTGATGCTCAAGTTCTTGGAATAGGACACGTGgacctgaagtttgcttctggGC GGTTACTTGTCAGACGGCTTGTTTTAATAAATGTGGAGCCTGTTTTGGGcggttttattaatgatattgtttctccttctgttaataatattgaatcattcgACTTGTGGCATTCTAGACTTGGCCATTTAAATTTTGTTGCtctaaagaatatgatgaacttagagttgattccaaagAATGTCATTGATAAGAAAACAAAATGTCAA ATAGATGATTGTAGTcgatattgttatgtttatttgcttaaacataaagatgaagaacttgaaaatttcattatatttaaaactgaaGTTGAAACACAAACTGGTAAAGTACTTAAACGTTTGAGATCTGATGGAGGTGATGAATATACGGGAAAcacctttaatgaattttgcaagAGCAATGGCATAATTTATGAGGTGACTCTACCATGTAAACCTGACTCTAATGAGGTGGCAGAACGAAAGAACAAaacttttaaagatatgattaacaaTATGTTGATTAATTCGGGGTTGCCTAAGTACATGTGGGGAGAGACTCTGAATACGGCTT GTTCTTCAAATGATGATCCTACTCACACATCTAGTTCTATTCCTGATCACGTGGAAAAGAGGACAAATATGGGGGCAAATCCTGCTAGTAGCTTTACTCCTAATGAAGTAGAGGAACTTAGAAGAAGTAAGCGGGCAAAGGTAGTTAAGGACTTTGGAAGTGATTTTATCACTTACAATGTCGAGGACGAACCTTTGATTTTACGACAAGCCGTGGGTTCTTCAGAGTCTAGGCACTAG